The segment GGCACGGCCAGCAGTTCGCTTGTTCAATCAAACCTCAGGATCGTTCCACCCGAGGGAACAGGTGAGTTGCGAACCTTAATATCCCAACGCTCGGGAATCCTCGCCCTTTAGGGCGGGGAGGATGTCAAGCGGGTCCGGATGCGATCGAATCGTGTGTCGCCGAACACAACACATTTACCGGCCGAGTCCCCGAAGAGGAAGACGCAATGACCGAGGAGTTCAGGGTTCTCTATCTCACCTCCGACCCGACTCCGGAACCGGAGCTTCCGGACGGCCCCGGCTCGGGACTCTCCGTCGAAACCGTGGGCGCCGTCGACGAGCTCGCCGGACGGCTCCGCACCGACGGCGCGGACTGCGTGGTCGTCTGCGAGGACCGCGACCACGACGGGCTCGCCGAGGTGCACGACGCCTACGCGGACACGGTGCCGTTCGTGCACGTCACGACCAACCCGGCGCTCGACGCCGACGAGGTGGTCGGCGACGGCGTGCTCCACACCCTCTCGGACGGCCAGCCCGTGCCGTTCTGCGAGCTCGCCGCCTACGTCTCCACCAGCGCCGAGTTCACCGACCCCGCCAACCGCTTCGCGGTGTTCGCCCACCACGCACAGGACGGCGTCGTGACCGCCGACAGCGACGGTCACGTCACCGAGACCAACCCCGCGATGGCGGACATCTTCGGCTTCGAAGACGGCGAGCTCGTCGGCGAGCACCTCTCGACGCTGCTCCCCGAAGACGGCGGTAATCGGTCGCTCCTGCCCCCGTTCGCGCCGGACGGCGAGGACACGGCCCTCCAGTGGCAGCCGATCCGGTTCACCGCGACCGACGCCGACGGCAGCGATGTTCCTGTCCTCGTGACGTTCGGCCGGTTCGAGACGGCCTCCGGCGCACACTACACGGGCGTGGTCCGCGACGTCTCCCAGCGCGAGCGTCTGGAATCCGAGCTGGAGTCCCACCTCGAACGGGTGACGGACGCGTTCTTCGCGCTCGACACCGAGTTCCGCTTCCGCTACGTCAACGAACGGGCCGCCGAACTCATCGACGTCGACCCCGACACGGTCGCCGGCGACCTGGTCTGGGATCGGTTCCCCGCCGCCGTCGACAGCCGGTTCCAGGCGCAGTACGAGCAGGCCATGGAGACACAGGAGTCGGTCTCCTTCGAGGAGTACTTCCCGCCGCTGTCGACGTGGTTCTCGGTCCGGGCCTACCCCTCCGAGACGGGGCTGTCCGTGTACTTCCGCGACGTGACCGAACGGAAGGAGCGCGAGCAGGCTCTCGAACGCCAGCGCGACGAGCTGGAAGGGCTTGCCCAGCTCAACCGTGTCCTCCAGCACGTCAACGAGACGCTGGTCACCGCGGCGAACCGGACGGTGGTCGAGCGGTCTGTCTGCGAACAGCTCGTGGAGTCGTCGCTGTTCGCGGCGGCATGGCTCGGCCGGGTCGACTCCCGTCGCGACACGGTCGAGCCGGCGACGAGCGCGGGCCAGGACGGGGTCGAGCCCGAGTCGACAGTGCCCGTCAGCGAGGCGGTCACCCACCCGGCGGGCCGGGCGGTCGCGTCCCAGTCGGTCGAACTGGTCGACGACCTCGCCGCGCTCGACTCCGCCGACCCGTGGGTCGAGGCTGCGCGCGAACGGGGTTTCTCGTCGGTCGCGGCCGTGCCGGTCTCGTACAAGGGCTCCCAGTACGGCGTCGTCGCCGTGTTCGCGACGAAGCCCGACGCGTTCAGCGAGGGCGTGGTCGAGACGCTCTCGCAGCTCCAGAGCGTCGTCGGCCTGGCCATCAACGCGACCGAGCGCCGCGCCGCCCTCATCGCCGACGGCACCATCCAGGTGGGGCTGGCGCTCCGCGACGCGTCCAACCCGCTGTTCCGGGCCGTCGAGGAGCACGACCTGGTCGTCGAACTCGACGGGGCGACCGCCATCGACGACCACACGTTCGTCGAGTACTTCACGGTCACCGGTGACCCCGACGAGACGTTCTTCGACATCATCAGGGCGTTCGACCGCGTCGAGGGGCTCACCGTGCTCGACCAGGGCCCCGAGGAGACGCTCGTGACGATGACGATCGTCGACCCACCCATCTCGACGCTGCTCGCCGAACACGGCGGCACGGTCCGCGAGATAGTCGTCGAGGACGGCTCGGCGGAACTCGTCGCGGAGCTCCCGAAGTCGGGGTCCATCCGGTCGGTGGTCGACTCGCTCGAGGGGATGTTCGAGACCGTCGACCTCCGGACCAAGCGCGAACGAAAGCGCCCCGAACGACGGGTCTCCGAGTTCCGGTCGACACTCGATGACCAGCTCACCGACCGCCAGCGCGAGGTGCTGGAGGCCGCGCTACGGGACGGCTACTTCGAGTGGCCCCGCGAGAGCGACGCCGAGGAGATCGCGGCGACACTCGGCATCTCCTCGCCGACGTTCCACGAGCACCTCCGGGCGGCACAGCAGAAGCTGCTCACCGACCTGTTCGACGTGCCACCGGCCGACCGCGAACGCGACGTCAGGGCGGGCGAACGGCCCTGACGGCAGGCGGTCCCGGACGGAAGCATTCCGTGCGCGGAGGGCTACTCCGCTCGTTCCTGCCAGCGGTCCCGACAGCTGTGGTCGCAGAACGAGAGGATTTGGACGGCTCCGTCGCCCCTCTTCGTGGACGCAGCTGGGTGCCACTCGTCGGTCTCGACGGGGGCACCACACGTCGCACAGGTCGCTTCGGTATCCTCGCTCGCCGAGACCGCCTCTGGCTCTGCTGAGGTCATCGTCCCTTCCATCCCTCGCTAGGACATGAACCCACGTAAGGGTGGGACCAAGCCACTCTGGGTCGCACAGTCGAACCTACGTGGATAGGGGTTCAGCCGGTGTTCTGCATCCCCGCCGCGATGCCCTTGACCGTGAGCCTGAGCGTCTGCTCCTCGGCATCGGTGCGGTGGCTCTGGGCGAGTAGTCGCGTCTGAAGCAGGTTCAGGGGGTCGACGTAGGGGTTGCGTCGGCGGAGGCTCTCGCCGTACCAGTCGCGGGCGTACAGCGTCTCCCGCTCCGTGATGCTCGTCACGAGGTCGGTCGCGCGCTCGTACTCGGCGTTGACACGCGGGAAGAACCGCTCGCGCAGGTCGGGTTCGGCGAGGTCGGCGTAGTGGGTCGTTATCTCGAGGTCCGTCCGGGCGAGCGAGAGCGCGGCGTTGTCGAGCATCGACCGGAAGAACGGCCACGAGTCGTACATCTCCTGCAGCGTCTCGACGTCGCCGCCCGAATCGAGGTAGGCGTCGATACCGGTCGCGAGCGCGTACCAGCCCGGGAGGATGCAGCGCGACTGCGTCCACGAGAACACCCACGGGATGGCCCGGAGGTCCTCGACGCTGCGCTCGCCCGAGCGCGAGGCCGGGCGCGAGCCGAGGTTCAGGTCCTCGATGACCGTGATGGGTGTCGCCTGTTCGAAGTACTCGACGAACCCCTCCGTCTCGAGCAGGTCGCGGTACTCGTCGCGCGCAGCGTCCGCCATCGTCTCCATCGCGTCGACCCAGCTATCGGGGACCGACTCCTCCGGGGTCTCGATGGCGTTGCGTCGCGCCCGCAGCTGGGCGTTGAGCATCTGGGAGATCTCGCGCTCCGCGACACGCGGGTTGGCGTACTTCTCGGCGATGGCCTCGCCCTGTTCGGTGAACTTCACCTGACCCGTCACCGAGCGGTTGGGGAGCGCGAGCAGCGCCTCGTGCATCGGCCCGCCGCCGCGGGAGATGGAGCCGCCGCGGCCGTGGAACAGCCGCAGCGTCACGTCGAACTCGTCGCAGACATCGGCGAGGCGACGCTGGTTCTCGTACAGCGACCAGTTCGCCGCGAGGAAGCCGTTCTCCTTGTTCGAGTCGGAGTAGCCGAGCATGATCTCCTGGGTGCCCCCGCGGGCTTCGAGCGCCCCGGCGTAGGCCTCGTTCTCGAACAGCGTACCCATGATGCGACGGGCACCCGAGAGCGCGCTCTCGGTCTCCAGCAGCGGGACGACGTCGAGCCCGCAGTAGCCGGGGAGTTCGACGACCCCGGCCTGGTCGGCGAGGAACAGCACCTCCAGCACGTGGCTCGGCTCCTCGGTCATCGAGATGGCGTAGGTGTCGATGGCGTCCACGCCGTACTCGGCCTGCCAGTCCGCGAGGTGGTCGAACCGTCGGAGCACGCGGGTGGGGATGTCGTCGAGGCCCGCCGTGTCGGTCACGTCGACGACCGGCTCGGCCTGCAGGATTGCTTCGGTGAGCGTCTCGACGCGCTCGTCCTCGTCGAGCGCGTCGTACTCGATGCCCTCGCGGGCGAGCGCCGCCGCCACGGTCTCGGTGTGGTTCTCCTGATGGTCGCGCAGGTCGAGGCTGGCCAGCGAGAAGCCGAACGTCGCGACCTGTCTGCGGGCGGGCTCGACGTGGGCGTCGACGATGACCTCGCCGCCGTTGGCGCGCAGGCTCTCGGCCAGCACGTCGAGGTCGGCGGCGAGGTCGGCGGCGTCCTCGTAGCCGCCGGGGCGGACGTCGTCCACGCGGTCGAGCCGCTCGCGCATCAGCTTCAGCTTCTGGCGGTAGGGTTCGGTCGGATAGCGCGCCTCGGCCTCGTCGACGACGCCGGGCAGTCGCTCGCGGTCGGCCGCCAGCGACGCCTCGAACTGCTCGCCGACGTCGATGCGGTCGGCGTCCTGGCTGAGGATGCCCGACAGCGACTTCAGCTCGTCGCGGTAGCGCTCGAGGACGACCCGTCGCTGCCGCGAGAGGGTCTCGGTCGTCACCTCCGGCGTGACGAAGGGGTTGCCGTCGCGGTCGCTGCCGGCCCACGAGCGGAACTCGAACAGCTTGCCCACGTCGAGGTCGTCGAACGACTCGCCCAGCGCGTCCTCGAGGTCGGCGTACACGTCCGCGG is part of the Haloarchaeobius litoreus genome and harbors:
- a CDS encoding bacterio-opsin activator domain-containing protein — translated: MTEEFRVLYLTSDPTPEPELPDGPGSGLSVETVGAVDELAGRLRTDGADCVVVCEDRDHDGLAEVHDAYADTVPFVHVTTNPALDADEVVGDGVLHTLSDGQPVPFCELAAYVSTSAEFTDPANRFAVFAHHAQDGVVTADSDGHVTETNPAMADIFGFEDGELVGEHLSTLLPEDGGNRSLLPPFAPDGEDTALQWQPIRFTATDADGSDVPVLVTFGRFETASGAHYTGVVRDVSQRERLESELESHLERVTDAFFALDTEFRFRYVNERAAELIDVDPDTVAGDLVWDRFPAAVDSRFQAQYEQAMETQESVSFEEYFPPLSTWFSVRAYPSETGLSVYFRDVTERKEREQALERQRDELEGLAQLNRVLQHVNETLVTAANRTVVERSVCEQLVESSLFAAAWLGRVDSRRDTVEPATSAGQDGVEPESTVPVSEAVTHPAGRAVASQSVELVDDLAALDSADPWVEAARERGFSSVAAVPVSYKGSQYGVVAVFATKPDAFSEGVVETLSQLQSVVGLAINATERRAALIADGTIQVGLALRDASNPLFRAVEEHDLVVELDGATAIDDHTFVEYFTVTGDPDETFFDIIRAFDRVEGLTVLDQGPEETLVTMTIVDPPISTLLAEHGGTVREIVVEDGSAELVAELPKSGSIRSVVDSLEGMFETVDLRTKRERKRPERRVSEFRSTLDDQLTDRQREVLEAALRDGYFEWPRESDAEEIAATLGISSPTFHEHLRAAQQKLLTDLFDVPPADRERDVRAGERP
- a CDS encoding DUF7576 family protein, encoding MTSAEPEAVSASEDTEATCATCGAPVETDEWHPAASTKRGDGAVQILSFCDHSCRDRWQERAE
- the ppc gene encoding phosphoenolpyruvate carboxylase, encoding MSLHDRNVRQDVRELGALLGDVLEAQSSTGAFDTVESIRTAAIDYRHGERADRDELVAELDGITPELSSVVARAFTTYFELINLAEERERVRAVRRGEQDGTLSDGVREAVEKLAADDPERVQQVLDDVLVEPTFTAHPTEARRKTVKAKLRSVADHLETLDEQRLTDDETEAVERDLEAEVTSLWQTPQVRDRQPHPTDEARNVQWYLENTLFDVTADVYADLEDALGESFDDLDVGKLFEFRSWAGSDRDGNPFVTPEVTTETLSRQRRVVLERYRDELKSLSGILSQDADRIDVGEQFEASLAADRERLPGVVDEAEARYPTEPYRQKLKLMRERLDRVDDVRPGGYEDAADLAADLDVLAESLRANGGEVIVDAHVEPARRQVATFGFSLASLDLRDHQENHTETVAAALAREGIEYDALDEDERVETLTEAILQAEPVVDVTDTAGLDDIPTRVLRRFDHLADWQAEYGVDAIDTYAISMTEEPSHVLEVLFLADQAGVVELPGYCGLDVVPLLETESALSGARRIMGTLFENEAYAGALEARGGTQEIMLGYSDSNKENGFLAANWSLYENQRRLADVCDEFDVTLRLFHGRGGSISRGGGPMHEALLALPNRSVTGQVKFTEQGEAIAEKYANPRVAEREISQMLNAQLRARRNAIETPEESVPDSWVDAMETMADAARDEYRDLLETEGFVEYFEQATPITVIEDLNLGSRPASRSGERSVEDLRAIPWVFSWTQSRCILPGWYALATGIDAYLDSGGDVETLQEMYDSWPFFRSMLDNAALSLARTDLEITTHYADLAEPDLRERFFPRVNAEYERATDLVTSITERETLYARDWYGESLRRRNPYVDPLNLLQTRLLAQSHRTDAEEQTLRLTVKGIAAGMQNTG